GCCGGGGGCAGCGTGGGGGTCGTCAGCACAGTGAGGGCGATCGCCGCGGCGCCGATGCTCGCGGCCATGGCCGTCACTCCGGCCCCGGCGCGTGCCCCGGCCGGTGACGGTGCTTCGCGGGTCCGTGTCTCGGCCCGGATCAGGTAGAGGATGGATGCCGCCAGGAACACGAACGAGATGACGCTGTCGTCGCTGGGCACCGCGATCGAGGGGATCAGCCAGACCGCGACCAGGGCGACGGCCGCCAGCAGCGGCATCCGCGCCGTCAGCACGACGTGATCCAGCGCGATCGTCAGCGCGCCGAGGGCGGTGACCACGATGAACGTGACAGAGCGGGTCGGCTCGAGCGGCGACACCCCCAGCAGGATCTCGTTCGCGGCCACCTGCACGATCACGGGCGTCTCGCCGAACGACTCGAAGCTCGGGATGAACCCGAGGATCGCCGTATCGCGCAGATACACCACGGTGACCACCGCGACCCAGAGCGCGATCTCGATCAGGGTGACGGCCAGCCCCGGCACCCGAAGACGTCGCGCCGCGTAGCCGACGCCCAGCAGAAGCGCGGCGAACGCGATGACCCCCGCCACCCAGCCGCCGGGGGCGATGACGCCGGTGAGCGGGGCGAGGGCTGCGACGATCGCCACGAAGAGCCCGATCGTCAACCGGGTCTCGCCGCGTCGCGCGGACGAGCCCGGCGCGGACGAGTCCGGCGCGGACGAACCCGGCGCGGACGAGCCCGGCGCGGGTGACGCCGTCGCGGGCGCAGCCGCCGCACTACGAGACGACATGATCGGCCTCCCGGTCGATCGCCGCGATCCACGCGTCGGACAGGTCGCTCTCCACGCTGATCGCGGCGGCGCGCCAGCCGGCCTCAGCCACATGCGCGAGGGCCTGACCTTGCGGGCTCACGGTAAGCAGGATCGGCAGCGTGCTGTGGTGGACCAGGGGCATCAGGGTCTCGGCATCCGCTTCATCGAAACGTCCCGTGATGACCACCAGCGGGCCGGTCGTGGTGCCCAGGAACAGGTGGACGAGGTCTTCCAGCGTCCCCTCGCGGCGCGCGGTCAGCGATGCGAAGGACACCGCCATCTCGTCGACGGCGGCGTGGTCCTCGCTGTCGATCCGCTCGACCAGCTGCGACCCGTCGATGTCCATGACGGTCACGACGTACCCTTCCGACGACAGTCGCGCGACCGCCGAGGCGCAGGCCGACACCGCGGCCTCGAACCCGGGGTCCTCACCGGGTGTCACCAGCGACTCGGGAGCGTAGCGGCGCACGCCGCGGTCGAAGACGACCGTCGCCTCGGGGGTCGACTCCTGCTCCTCCTGCCGCACCATGAGTTCGTCGCGGTGCGCGCTGGCCCGCCAGTGGATGCGCCGCATCGAATCGCCCGGCACGTACATGCGCGGAATGAGGTTGTCGGCACCCTGGCCGAGCTCGTTGGTCTCGGAGTGCAGGCTGCCGCCGACGCTGCCGGGCAGCTCGTCGAGCGCGCCCAGATCGATCACGGCGGGCGTGACGGTCAGCGGCACCGGGTCGCCGATGACGTGGCGCCGCCGCGCGAAGCCGAACGGGTCGGTCGAGGTCACCGACAGGGGTCCGACGGGACGGATGCCGCGGCGCTCGGCCTGCACGACGTAGTCCAGCTCGACGCGCTGCGCCCCCGATCCGAGCCCCGAGCCGAGCGCGGGGAACTCGCCCTGCGCGGCGCCGTGCAGGCCCGGCGCGAGCTTGTCGCTCCACTTCGCCTGGGCGCTGGGCAGCGGCGCGCGGATGTCGACCTGCACGCGCACGTGTGTCTCGCCGCCCGCCGGCGCGACGTCGGGGCGGAAGGCGCGCGTCACCGTCTCGGTGCGGCGCACGAGGTACAGGATGGCCAGACTCGCCGCGACGACGGCGAACAGCAGCACGCTCACGTAGAGCAGCTCGGTCAGGTGCAAAGCGTGCGCGAGGATGAAGCACAGGATGCCCAGCAGCACCGCGCCGGTGCCCCTCGCTGTCAGCGGCCACACCCTCATCGCATCATCCTTCAGCGGGTGGCGACGGGAATCCGCACCGAGCCGGTGATCGACTCGAGGATCGTGCTGATCGCCTCGGCGGCCGACCGGCCGCGGGCCAGCCCCGACCCGCGCGCCGCGATGACGCGGTGGGCGAACACGGGCTGGATGAGGGTCGCGACATCGTCCGGGATCACGAACTCGCGCCCGTCCAGCGCGGCCCACACCTTCGCGGCGCGCACGAGCTGCAGGGTCGCGCGCGGGCT
This DNA window, taken from Microbacterium invictum, encodes the following:
- a CDS encoding DUF58 domain-containing protein, translated to MRVWPLTARGTGAVLLGILCFILAHALHLTELLYVSVLLFAVVAASLAILYLVRRTETVTRAFRPDVAPAGGETHVRVQVDIRAPLPSAQAKWSDKLAPGLHGAAQGEFPALGSGLGSGAQRVELDYVVQAERRGIRPVGPLSVTSTDPFGFARRRHVIGDPVPLTVTPAVIDLGALDELPGSVGGSLHSETNELGQGADNLIPRMYVPGDSMRRIHWRASAHRDELMVRQEEQESTPEATVVFDRGVRRYAPESLVTPGEDPGFEAAVSACASAVARLSSEGYVVTVMDIDGSQLVERIDSEDHAAVDEMAVSFASLTARREGTLEDLVHLFLGTTTGPLVVITGRFDEADAETLMPLVHHSTLPILLTVSPQGQALAHVAEAGWRAAAISVESDLSDAWIAAIDREADHVVS